The stretch of DNA CCAACAAAAATGTACGTTAAATACCCTcttatcatttattattattattaattaataaaaatttatgttaACAAGTAGTAATTAATACCAATGTCAAAAGAGACGACAAGGAAAGAAGTGGGAAATGGGATGGTTTGATATTTGATATCGGCTGTGACTTAATAATTTTACTTATAACTGTTTGTTTATTCCTAATAAAATAACAGCAGAGCCGAGATGACCTATCGTTTCATATCGTGTCATCATTCATGATCATAAATTCATAATAATCAAAATATCCCAAAGGACAGTAGTGATCACATAACGTACTTCTATTGATTGTAAATTTAtgaatatttacttattaaccAAATCGCATATATGCATATAAATAGAGTGTATTGTATCTGGACTTGATCAACCAAATTAAGAGAAAATTATCCAAAATGATACCAACGGCTCTCCTTTCAAAAATAGGTAGCTACCAAATTCAATTTGGTGGAGTTACGGTGAAGGTGAACTTGATAGACCACGCTGGTTTACTTGATGAGAAGATAGCCGAGTTTAGAAACTACATAGGCACACAGAGACGTCTTGTGGGCATTGACACCGGACCCAAAATAACAGGTGCATTAGCATCGGACTGGTTACTGCTTTGTTCAGGGAGTCAATGCCTGATGATTGATTTGCGAATATTTTCTTATGGCCAAACTCAAGGAAGCTTTCACAACTTTATGGCTGACGAATCTATCTGCTTCGTGGGGTTAACGGGCTCTGGTAAAAAAAATGCTACTATACCACTATATACAGGAATTACATGCAAGACTGAGGTGGGTTTGGAGCATTTGGCAGCTCGAGTGCTGAAGAAGTCCCAACTTTTGAAATGTTTTG from Cannabis sativa cultivar Pink pepper isolate KNU-18-1 chromosome 2, ASM2916894v1, whole genome shotgun sequence encodes:
- the LOC115721316 gene encoding uncharacterized protein LOC115721316 codes for the protein MIPTALLSKIGSYQIQFGGVTVKVNLIDHAGLLDEKIAEFRNYIGTQRRLVGIDTGPKITGALASDWLLLCSGSQCLMIDLRIFSYGQTQGSFHNFMADESICFVGLTGSGKKNATIPLYTGITCKTEVGLEHLAARVLKKSQLLKCFELEKLGAEVGCDVKPNTSLVLSQDVIAYSNQEMKQAIYGVYHYFLIGHKLLGLL